In Oryzias melastigma strain HK-1 linkage group LG18, ASM292280v2, whole genome shotgun sequence, one DNA window encodes the following:
- the LOC112141085 gene encoding C-type mannose receptor 2-like isoform X1: MKLSLFLFTLVGPCWCFMTNQLFQYHVIDEEKSWDEAQEYCREKHTDLATVRSMADMDRIIPDLGNKKAWIGLYRDAGGSRMWKWSQPEVQFNESQKNGWNENEPNDSGTENCGTIWTNRKWADLSCNEKRPFVCYDERNSSHAIYAKEERNWTDAQNFCRSYHTDLLSGAEQIKNLNGVKKEQLFPNGSKHDLVFFGLFRDAWQWSDGNNSSFRFWNLNYDDEKNVSSCVMLNEKGRWNSEKCTETHHFVCHDDHVILINESRTWEEALYYCRHHYNDLITITNLEEQRWVQEKTKNATTPYVWTGLRYTCTLGFWFWVSDEVVRYKNWASPEQVNECDKSGAMETGGEHKWVKKHDEEKLNFFCSTP, from the exons ATGAAGCTGAGTTTGTTCTTGTTCACTCTTGTTG gTCCTTGTTGGTGCTTCATGACAAACCAGCTTTTCCAGTATCACGTCATCGATGAGGAGAAGAGTTGGGATGAAGCTCAGGAATACTGCAGAGAGAAACACACTGATCTGGCTACAGTGAGGAGCATGGCGGACATGGACAGAATCATTCCTGATTTAGGAAACAAGAAGGCCTGGATAGGTCTGTACAGAGACGCTGGAGGCAGCAGAATGTGGAAATGGTCTCAGCCTGAAGTGCAGTTCAATGAAAGCCAGAAGAATGGATGGAATGAAAATGAACCAAATGATTCAGGTACAGAGAACTGTGGGACTATATGGACCAACCGAAAGTGGGCAGACCTGTCCTGTAATGAAAAAAGACCTTTTGTCTGCTATGATG AAAGAAACTCATCTCACGCCATTTATGCTAAAGAGGAAAGGAACTGGACTGATGCTCAAAACTTCTGCAGAAGCTATCACACAGACCTGCTTAGTGGAgcagagcagataaaaaatctgaatgggGTGAAGAAAGAGCAGTTATTCCCAAATGGCTCCAAACATGATTTAGTTTTCTTTGGCTTGTTTAGAGACGCCTGGCAGTGGTCTGATGGGAACAACTCTTCCTTCCGATTCTGGAATCTGAACTATGATGATGAGAAAAACGTCAGCAGTTGTGTCATGCTGAATGAGAAAGGAAGGTGGAATTCTGAGAAATGTACTGAAACTCATCACTTCGTCTGCCATGACG ATCATGTGATCCTGATCAATGAGAGCAGGACCTGGGAGGAGGCCTTATACTACTGCAGACATCACTACAATGACCTGATCACCATCACCAACCTGGAGGAACAGAGATGGGTTCAGGAGAAAACCAAGAATGCTACAACTCCTTATGTGTGGACGGGACTGCGCTACACCTGCACTctggggttctggttctgggtcAGTGATGAGGTGGTCCGCTACAAGAACTGGGCCTCACCTGAACAGGTGAATGAGTGTGACAAGTCAGGAGCCATGGAGACAGGAGGAGAACACAAGTGGGTCAAGAAACATGATGAGGAGAAGCTCAACTTTTTCTGTTCCACACCTTAA